From Myxocyprinus asiaticus isolate MX2 ecotype Aquarium Trade chromosome 49, UBuf_Myxa_2, whole genome shotgun sequence, a single genomic window includes:
- the LOC127438459 gene encoding profilin-2-like isoform X1: MSSWQSYVDNLMSDGSCQDSAIVGYNSDSKYVWAAHEGGTFTNITPTEIDVLVGKDRESFFTNGLTLGSKKCSVIRDSLQIDSDWTMDIRTKSQGGEATYNIAVGKAAKALVIVMGKEGTHGGLLNKKAYHMAEYLRKSGY, translated from the exons ATGTCGTCATGGCAGAGCTACGTGGATAACCTGATGTCGGATGGCAGCTGCCAGGACTCCGCCATTGTTGGGTACAACTCAGACTCTAAATATGTGTGGGCAGCGCACGAGGGGGGAACATTCACAAACATCACG CCCACAGAAATCGACGTTCTAGTAGGAAAAGACAGAGAAAGTTTCTTCACCAACGGTCTGACCTTAGGTTCAAAGAAATGCTCAGTTATCCGAGACAGCCTCCAAATCGACAGTGATTGGACAATGGATATCAGGACGAAGAGTCAAGGAGGAGAGGCAACATACAATATTGCTGTCGGCAAAGCAGCCAAAG CGTTGGTTATAGTCATGGGCAAGGAAGGTACTCATGGAGGGCTGCTCAACAAGAAAGCTTATCACATGGCTGAATACCTGCGGAAATCTGGATATTAA
- the LOC127438459 gene encoding profilin-2-like isoform X2 — translation MSSWQSYVDNLMSDGSCQDSAIVGYNSDSKYVWAAHEGGTFTNITPTEIDVLVGKDRESFFTNGLTLGSKKCSVIRDSLQIDSDWTMDIRTKSQGGEATYNIAVGKAAKVLVLVMGKEGVHGGGLNKKAYSMAKYLRDSGF, via the exons ATGTCGTCATGGCAGAGCTACGTGGATAACCTGATGTCGGATGGCAGCTGCCAGGACTCCGCCATTGTTGGGTACAACTCAGACTCTAAATATGTGTGGGCAGCGCACGAGGGGGGAACATTCACAAACATCACG CCCACAGAAATCGACGTTCTAGTAGGAAAAGACAGAGAAAGTTTCTTCACCAACGGTCTGACCTTAGGTTCAAAGAAATGCTCAGTTATCCGAGACAGCCTCCAAATCGACAGTGATTGGACAATGGATATCAGGACGAAGAGTCAAGGAGGAGAGGCAACATACAATATTGCTGTCGGCAAAGCAGCCAAAG TCTTGGTTCTTGTAATGGGCAAAGAAGGGGTCCATGGAGGCGGCTTGAATAAGAAGGCATATTCAATGGCAAAATACTTGCGAGATTCagggttttag